The following coding sequences lie in one Lacerta agilis isolate rLacAgi1 chromosome 4, rLacAgi1.pri, whole genome shotgun sequence genomic window:
- the DYRK1A gene encoding dual specificity tyrosine-phosphorylation-regulated kinase 1A produces MHTGGETSACKPSSVRLAPSFSFHAAGLQMAGQMSHSHQQYSDRRQQNLNDQQVSALSYADQIQQPLTNQRRMPQTFRDPATAPLRKLSVDLIKTYKHINEVYYAKKKRRHQQGQGDDSSHKKERKVYNDGYDDDNYDYIVKNGEKWMDRYEIDSLIGKGSFGQVVKAYDRVEQEFVAIKIIKNKKAFLNQAQIEVRLLELMNKHDTEMKYYIVHLKRHFMFRNHLCLVFEMLSYNLYDLLRNTNFRGVSLNLTRKFAQQMCTALLFLATPELSIIHCDLKPENILLCNPKRSAIKIVDFGSSCQLGQRIYQYIQSRFYRSPEVLLGMPYDLAIDMWSLGCILVEMHTGEPLFSGANEVDQMNKIVEVLGIAPAHILDQAPKARKFFEKLPDGTWNLKKTKDGKREYKPPGTRKLHNILGVETGGPGGRRAGESGHTVADYLKFKDLILRMLDYDPKTRIQPYYALQHSFFKKTADEGTNTSNSVSTSPAMEQSQSSGTTSSTSSSSGGSSGTSNSGRARSDPTHQHRHSGGHFTAAVQAMDCETHSPQVRQQFPPPLGWTGTEAPTQVTVETHPVQETSFHVTPQQQNALHHHHGNTSHHHHHHHHHHHHGQQALGSRTRPRVYNSPTNSSSTQDSMEVVHTHHSMTSLSSSTTSSSTSSSSTGNQGNQAYQNRPVAANSLDFGQNGAMDVNLTVYSNPRQETGIAGHPTYQFSANTGPAHYMTEGHLAMRQGIDREESPMTGVCVQQSPVASS; encoded by the exons GAGGAGAGACTTCAGCATGCAAACCTTCATCTGTTCGGCTTGCACCGTCATTTTCATTCCATGCTGCTGGCCTTCAGATGGCTGGACAGATGTCCCATTCGCATCAGCAGTACAGCGATCGTCGGCAGCAAAACTTAAATGACCAACAAGTTTCTGCCTTATCATATGCTGACCAGATTCAACAGCCTCTCACCAACCAG AGGCGGATGCCCCAAACTTTCCGTGATCCAGCAACTGCTCCTCTGAGGAAACTATCTGTGGATTTGATCAAAACTTACAAACATATTAATGAG GTTTACTATGCAAAAAAGAAACGGCGACACCAACAGGGCCAAGGTGATGATTCGAGTCACAAAAAGGAGCGAAAGGTTTACAATGATGGATATGATGATGATAACTATGACTACATTGTGAAAAATGGGGAAAAGTGGATGGATCGCTATGAAATTGACTCTTTAATAGGCAAAGGTTCATTTGGACAG GTTGTAAAGGCATATGACCGTGTGGAACAAGAGTTTGTGGCTATTAAaattataaagaacaaaaaggcTTTCCTAAATCAAGCCCAGATTGAAGTGCGACTTCTTGAGCTTATGAACAAACATGACACGGAAATGAAATATTATATAG tGCATTTGAAGCGTCATTTTATGTTCCGAAACCATCTTTGTCTAGTTTTTGAAATGCTCTCCTACAATCTTTATGACTTGTTGCGGAATACGAACTTCAGAGGGGTTTCACTGAACTTGACACGAAAGTTTGCACAACAGATGTGCACTGCACTGCTTTTTCTTGCAACTCCTGAACTTAGCATCATTCACTGTGACCTAAAACCTGAGAATATCTTGCTCTGTAACCCCAAACGAAGCGCTATCAAGATAGTTGATTTTGGTAGTTCTTGCCAACTTGGGCAGAGG ATATACCAGTATATCCAGAGTCGCTTTTATCGATCACCAGAGGTGCTATTGGGAATGCCTTATGATCTTGCAATTGACATGTGGTCCCTTGGTTGTATCTTAGTAGAAATGCACACTGGAGAACCCCTCTTCAGTGGTGCAAATGAG GTGGATCAGATGAATAAAATAGTGGAAGTTTTAGGTATTGCACCCGCTCACATTCTTGACCAAGCACCAAAAGCAAGAAAGTTCTTTGAGAAGTTGCCAGATGGAACTTGGAACTTAAAGAAGACCAAAGATGGAAAAAGG GAGTATAAACCACCTGGAACCCGTAAACTTCACAATATACTTGGAGTTGAAACAGGAGGCCCAGGGGGACGTCGTGCTGGGGAATCGGGTCATACTGTAGCTGACTACTTGAAGTTCAAAGACCTCATCTTAAGGATGCTTGACTATGATCCGAAAACTCGAATTCAACCTTATTATGCCCTGCAGCACAGTTTCTTTAAGAAAACAGCAGATGAAGGTACAAACACAAGCAACAGTGTGTCAACAAGTCCAGCTATGGAGCAGTCACAGTCTTCAGGAACCACTTCTAGCACATCTTCAAGCTCAG GTGGCTCTTCTGGGACAAGCAACAGTGGAAGGGCACGGTCAGATCCTACACATCAGCATCGACATAGTGGTGGACACTTCACTGCTGCTGTACAAGCTATGGATTGTGAAACACATAGTCCACAG gtTCGTcagcagtttcctcctcctctcggtTGGACTGGCACTGAAGCTCCCACACAAGTCACTGTTGAAACCCATCCAGTTCAAGAAACCTCCTTCCACGTAACCCCTCAGCAACAGAATGCATTACACCATCACCATGGAAacacctcccaccaccaccaccatcaccaccaccaccaccatcatggaCAGCAGGCCTTGGGTAGCCGGACCAGGCCAAGGGTCTACAATTCTCCAACAAACAGCTCCTCTACCCAGGATTCTATGGAGGTGGTTCATACTCACCACTCCATGACATCCCTGTCTTCCTCAACTACTTCTTCCTCCACATCTTCCTCCTCAACTGGTAATCAAGGCAATCAAGCCTATCAGAACCGCCCAGTGGCTGCTAATTCATTGGACTTTGGACAAAATGGAGCTATGGACGTCAATTTAACAGTCTACTCTAATCCACGCCAAGAAACTGGCATAGCAGGACATCCAACATACCAATTTTCTGCTAATACAGGTCCTGCTCATTACATGACTGAAGGACACCTTGCAATGAGGCAGGGAATTGATAGAGAAGAGTCTCCCATGACAGGAGTTTGTGTTCAGCAAAGTCCTGTGGCTAGCTCGTGA